The following proteins are encoded in a genomic region of Rhodoferax aquaticus:
- a CDS encoding class I SAM-dependent methyltransferase, translated as MAAPSKLRALTTWPLPAIASWALAWAVFRTSLGLAWAPVLALGLATAVGVVLTAWGQTWWRRALIALGFPLSFALSHASLAASALPAWAWLIPLALLLLVYPLNAWRDAPLFPTPLDALLELPTNAPLADGAKVLDAGCGLGHGLQALRAAYPGAQLHGLEWSWPLRLLCAWRCPWARVRRGDIWAQDWSGYDMVYLFQRPESMPRAAAKAMQELRPGAWLVSLEFEARSLQAVASYRAPGGRMVWLYRAPLTPLP; from the coding sequence ATGGCTGCACCCTCCAAACTGCGAGCCTTGACAACGTGGCCCTTGCCCGCCATCGCCAGCTGGGCCTTGGCATGGGCGGTGTTTCGCACCAGTTTAGGTTTGGCGTGGGCCCCCGTGCTGGCGCTGGGGCTTGCCACGGCGGTGGGTGTCGTTCTCACGGCGTGGGGCCAAACCTGGTGGCGCAGGGCCTTGATTGCGCTGGGCTTCCCCCTGTCTTTCGCGCTCAGCCATGCGTCGCTGGCCGCCAGTGCCTTGCCCGCTTGGGCTTGGTTGATTCCGCTGGCGCTCTTGCTCTTGGTCTACCCCTTGAACGCATGGCGTGATGCGCCCTTGTTTCCCACCCCCTTGGACGCCTTGCTGGAGCTACCCACAAACGCGCCCTTGGCAGATGGTGCCAAAGTCTTAGACGCTGGCTGTGGCTTGGGCCATGGCCTGCAGGCCCTGCGTGCGGCCTACCCCGGCGCGCAGCTGCACGGTCTAGAGTGGAGCTGGCCGCTGCGCCTGCTCTGCGCCTGGCGTTGCCCATGGGCCCGGGTGCGCCGTGGCGACATCTGGGCGCAAGACTGGTCGGGCTATGACATGGTCTATCTGTTTCAGCGCCCCGAGAGCATGCCGCGCGCAGCGGCCAAGGCCATGCAAGAGCTGCGCCCCGGTGCGTGGCTGGTGAGTTTGGAATTTGAAGCCCGCAGCCTGCAAGCTGTGGCCAGTTACCGCGCGCCTGGTGGCAGAATGGTGTGGCTCTACAGGGCACCGCTCACCCCCTTGCCATAG
- a CDS encoding ParB/RepB/Spo0J family partition protein, translating to MVTKKPKGLGMGLEALLGPKVKDRTPLEAQANEPGQPSSLHLEDMVAGMYQPRTHMDEGALYELAESIKAQGIMQPILVRQLKDGANQGKYEIIAGERRFRAAKIAGLASVPVLVRDVPNEAAAAMALIENIQREDLNPLEEAQGLQRLIKEFGLTHETAAQAVGRSRSAASNLLRLLNLADPVQTMLMAGDLDMGHARALLALDRATQITAASQIAAKKMSVREAEGLVKKLSAEFTLTSSKPKKEKSRDLKRVEEELSDLLTAQVEVHIKKRVKRAGRMEEMGEVVIQFGSMDELNGLIERLSPGASR from the coding sequence ATGGTTACCAAAAAGCCCAAAGGCTTGGGGATGGGTTTAGAAGCTTTGCTAGGCCCCAAAGTCAAAGACCGCACGCCGCTGGAAGCGCAGGCCAACGAGCCCGGCCAGCCCAGCAGCTTGCACCTGGAAGACATGGTGGCCGGCATGTACCAGCCGCGCACCCACATGGACGAGGGTGCCCTGTACGAACTGGCGGAGAGCATCAAAGCCCAAGGCATCATGCAGCCGATCTTGGTGCGCCAGCTCAAAGACGGCGCCAACCAAGGCAAGTACGAAATCATTGCGGGCGAGCGCCGTTTCCGGGCCGCCAAAATTGCTGGCTTGGCTAGCGTGCCCGTGCTGGTGCGCGACGTGCCCAACGAGGCCGCCGCCGCCATGGCGCTCATTGAAAACATCCAGCGTGAAGACCTCAACCCGCTGGAAGAAGCCCAAGGTCTGCAGCGCCTCATCAAAGAATTTGGCCTGACGCACGAAACTGCGGCCCAAGCGGTCGGGCGCTCCCGCAGCGCGGCCAGCAACTTGCTGCGCTTGCTCAACTTGGCTGATCCGGTGCAAACCATGCTCATGGCCGGTGACTTGGACATGGGCCACGCTCGCGCCTTGCTGGCGCTGGACCGCGCCACCCAAATCACAGCGGCCTCGCAAATTGCGGCCAAAAAAATGTCGGTGCGCGAGGCAGAAGGCTTGGTCAAAAAGCTCAGCGCCGAGTTCACGCTGACCAGCAGCAAGCCCAAGAAAGAAAAGTCGCGCGACCTCAAACGCGTGGAAGAAGAGCTGTCCGACCTGCTCACTGCCCAAGTCGAAGTGCACATCAAAAAGCGCGTCAAGCGGGCAGGGCGCATGGAAGAAATGGGCGAGGTCGTCATCCAGTTCGGCTCCATGGACGAGCTCAATGGCCTGATCGAGCGGCTGTCCCCAGGCGCTAGCCGCTAG
- a CDS encoding RBBP9/YdeN family alpha/beta hydrolase — MTDSNPTPVLVLPGWQNSGPTHWQSRWEALYGYSRVDQHDWMRPLRGDWQIQLEEALLAQARPCVLAAHSLGCMLVAAWASHSRNTHLVQGALLVAPGDPEREALRPVLKSWAPVTMQTLPFKTVLLGSHDDPYCSLERAQRFAHAWGSEFVDYGARGHINADSGLGDWPEGHALLQSLR; from the coding sequence ATGACTGATTCAAACCCCACCCCCGTGCTCGTATTGCCTGGCTGGCAAAACTCTGGCCCCACCCACTGGCAGTCGCGCTGGGAGGCGCTATACGGCTACAGCCGCGTGGACCAGCACGACTGGATGCGCCCGCTGCGCGGTGACTGGCAAATCCAACTGGAAGAGGCACTGCTCGCCCAAGCGCGCCCCTGCGTGCTGGCAGCCCACAGCTTGGGCTGCATGTTGGTGGCGGCCTGGGCCTCGCACTCGCGCAACACGCATCTGGTGCAAGGCGCTTTGCTGGTGGCCCCCGGCGACCCGGAGCGCGAAGCATTGCGCCCCGTGCTCAAGAGCTGGGCGCCTGTGACCATGCAAACCTTGCCGTTCAAGACCGTGCTCTTGGGCAGCCACGACGACCCCTATTGCAGCTTGGAGCGCGCCCAGCGCTTTGCCCACGCCTGGGGTTCCGAGTTTGTCGACTACGGCGCGCGCGGCCACATCAACGCCGACTCCGGCTTGGGCGACTGGCCAGAAGGCCACGCCCTGCTGCAGTCACTGCGCTAA